Sequence from the Terriglobia bacterium genome:
GATCGATGAAGCGGAGAAGGAGTGCAAAACCGCGCTCGCCATTGACGAACAACTTCCAGACGTTCATATCATGCTGGCGCGAGTTCAACTGGCAATGGGGAACCCGGGGCTGGCGCTGACCGAGGCACAGCGCGCGATCGACCTTGACCCCAACAATTCTAGGGCGTATTTGGCGCTCGCAGACATTTACGACACGCAAGGACGATCCGCCGAAGCAGAAACAACCTATCAGCACGGAATTGCGCTCAGTCCAGAGAATTGGGAGGGATATCACCGATTAGGATCCTTTTACTATTACCAGCGCCGATTCGAAGAGTCAGCGCAGCAACATCGTCGTGAACTGGAGCTTGTTCCTAACCAGGTTTATGCCCGAACGAACCTGGCGCTCGATTTGAAAGCATTAGGCAGAAAAGAAGAAGCCGAAGCCGAACTGAAGAAAGCGTTGGAGTATCAGTTAGTATTCGCTGCTTACGGCAATCTTGCGAACCTCTATAACGAGCAAGGACGCTTTTCCGAAGCGATTGAGCTGACCAAGAGAGCCCTGCAGGACAACCCGAATAACTACACAGCCTGGAATAATCTCGGAACATATTACGAGGAGATCGGCGATAAGAAGAACGCCGCCGAGGCGGATGAACACACATTTTCTCTGTTGAAGGAACAGATCAAGCTCAGCCCGCGTGACGCCACGATGAGGTCAGATCTAGGGATGCAGTATGCGAAGCGCCACATGCCGGTTGACGCGATTGCAAACCTCAATGCGGCCCTTGCTCTGCAATCGAAAGCGCCTCGCGCACTGCAAATTGCAGGCGATATTTACTGTCTGCTCGGAGATAAGCAAAAGGCAAAATCATATCTGCGCGACAGCATTCTGGCGGGGAACTCGGTCGAAACGCTGGCTCAGGATCCGGACTTGCGGTCACTCATGGCTGATCCGAAGGTCCGAGAGGAGTTGAACAGGGTTCAGAAGAAAACAGAATCGACAGCGGCAAACAAGACCGCGAGATAGGCTCTATTGGGGCACAGCATCGGATGAGTTTTCAAAGGAGAGAGAATTATGCCCAAGAAGATGAAGATAACTGCGAATTCCGTGATCCCCAACGTCCAGGACGCCGCCCGGTATGAGCCGGTTGAACTCACTGCAGAAGAAGAATGCATTGTCCTGCTCGGCCTCGGGTTAGGGATAAAGCTTCACAAGACTGAGACCTGCAAACTGGCAGCGACTGCGACTGGACATCACCGGTTCGACGTTGTGTACCTGCGCGACGGGGAAGGAGAGCCTGAAACGATGATTATGCAGGAGGAAAAAGTGGCCGTAGCGGGAAGCGACGCCGGCGGCGGAGTTGCGCTGATGAGCGGAGCCACCACTCTGTTAAACGCAGCAGCCGCCGGGCCGACTGGCGACATTCACGTTCCGTAGGAGGGGCAAACGAAAGGGCTGCCGAATAGGGCAGCCCTTCAATCCGAGGGAATTGTCGCTTACTTGCCTTCCGCCACGATGGTAAAGAAGCGGATGATCGCTTCGATTCCGCGGTAGAAGTTCGGAATGTGGAACTTCTCGTTGGGAGCGTGCAGATTGTCATCCGGAAGTCCCATGCCCATCATCACGGTTGGGATTTTCAGTTCGTTTTGGAAGTCCGAAACGATCGGGATCGAGCCGCCCGAACGGATGTAGACCGTGTCCTTGTGGAACACCTCATGCAGCGCTTCGTTTGCGGCCCTGATGTACTTGTTATCGGTGTCGACCACGCTCGCCGGACCCTTACTGTGTACCTGGATCTTCAACTGGATTCCTTTCGGGCACAGCGACATCACGTAGTCTGTGTACTTCTTCAGGATCTCTTCGGGGTCCTGGTCGGGCACGAGCCGCATCGAGACCTTTGCCGACGCACGCGCAGGAATGACAGTCTTCGCACCCTTGGCGATAAAGCCTCCCGGCATGCCGTGAACCTCGAGCGTCGGTCGCGCCCACGTGCGATAAAGCACCGAATATCCAGCTTCGCCGGTAAGAACGTTCGACCCGACTTCCTTCTTGCGGTACTCCTCTTCATCGAAAGGAAGCGCCTTCCAGGCTTTCAGCTCGTCTTTTGTAGGTTCCTTCACCTTATCGTAGAAGCCCGGGATGAGTATCTTCCCGTTAGGGTCTTTGAGCTTGCTGATGATCTCGACCAGCGCAAATAGCGGATTTGGCGCAGCACCGCCGTAGACGCCGGA
This genomic interval carries:
- a CDS encoding dipeptidase, encoding MSSTAVAFAKENEKRFLDELKALLRIPSISTLDEHKPDIQKAAKFVADELKRIGFENVEVIPTQGHPLIYADWLHAAGKPTVLCYAHYDVQPAEPLEEWVTPPFEPAERNSNIYARGAVDDKGQLWMEVKAFESLFKAGNGKFPLNIRVIFEGEEEVGGESIAEFVRKHGDRLKADFALVCDTELFAPDLPTLCVGLRGLVYTEIEAQGAAQDLHSGVYGGAAPNPLFALVEIISKLKDPNGKILIPGFYDKVKEPTKDELKAWKALPFDEEEYRKKEVGSNVLTGEAGYSVLYRTWARPTLEVHGMPGGFIAKGAKTVIPARASAKVSMRLVPDQDPEEILKKYTDYVMSLCPKGIQLKIQVHSKGPASVVDTDNKYIRAANEALHEVFHKDTVYIRSGGSIPIVSDFQNELKIPTVMMGMGLPDDNLHAPNEKFHIPNFYRGIEAIIRFFTIVAEGK